A stretch of DNA from Bacteroidota bacterium:
CGGTGCCATGCAAATGTTCATCCGCGACCCTGCCGGCAACCTCGTAGAAATTGTATCGGGCACCAACGACGACATTGACCCTGCTATTTTTGAAGATGAACTCTATAAAGATGGCATCTATGTGTCCGGGCGTAATGACTTCAGGGGCTACAAAAGTGCAAACGCTACCCTGCACCACGGAGAATAAAACGGCAGACCCAAGACCCGGTGCACAAAAGTGCCGCGAAAAACCATGGCCAACACAAACACCTCCAACGTACTGCTTCTCGAAACCGTAGCAACTGCAGCTGATGCGTTGCTACGGTCGCAGAGCAATGTGATCTTTGCAGCAGCGCCAGATGCCGGCGAAGCGCACATTGAGGGCCGGCCCATACACGCGATTGTCACACGCGGCAAAGGAAAAGTCAACGCCGCACTGATTGATGCGTGCAAAGGCCTTCAGCTGATTGCCCGTTGCGGCGTAGGGCTGGACAATATTGATGTGGCCTACGCCTCTTCAAAAGGTATTAAAGTTGTGAATGCACCGGGCAGCAACTCGGCAACGGTGGCTGAGCATGCGCTTTCACTGATGCTGATGTTACAGCGGCACATGACGAAAGCTACAGCAGCGGTCAAAGCCGGCAACTGGCAATACAGAACCGTGTACGCAGGCGACGATTTGCGGGGCAAAAAACTGGGGATTGCGGGATTTGGCAACATAGGCCAGCGGGTTGCGCGACTGGCTGATGCCTTCGGTATGGACATCCAGTTCTGGGATGTGGCAGAAATTGATACGCCATATACCCAGGTCCCGTTTGATACCCTGATCGCAACGTCTCAGGTGATCACGATTCACCTTCCCCTCCTGGACAGTACGCGGGATCTCTTTTCAAGAGACGTGTTGCGCCGGGCAAAACAGCAGCCTGTATTGATCAATACAGCGCGCGGAGGCCTGGTAAAAGACGCTGATCTGCTCCTTGCACTGGAAGAGGGATGGATTTCCGGGTTTGGCGGTGATGTGCTCGAAATTGGTACTCCCCCACCTGAATACCCATTGCTCAAACTGGACAATGTACTGGTCACCCCGCACAGCGCCAGCCTGACAAAAACAACCTATGCGGAGATGTGCATGATTACGGTGCAGAATGCACTTCGCTTGCTTGCCGGCGAAGCCATTGAAGAACGCTATCTTTTCAACCGTAACTCACTTTAATACCAGTTACTATTATTCAGTAACCTGATATACAACCCCGGTCAGCGGTGGTAGCGACAGGCCGGCAGTCGTTTCAACGGTTTGCGCCTCCAATTCGCGGGTAGCAAACAGCACGTTTAGCGTTTTGCCCGCCAATTCATCCGAAGCATCAATTGTAAGATTCTGCAGCGCGTCACTGCGATTCATAGCAACCACAACCGTCTCATCTTTAAAGTGCCGGGCAAACGCAAAACTGTTAGCCCCATCATCTGCCACCAGCGTGGCCTGGTCACCATATCGCAACACCTCATTGTTCTGGCGCAAGCTGATCACATCCTGGTAATAGGCAAAAATCGACGCGTCAAACGCTACAGCATCCGGTGTCCGCGTACGATTGCGTGGCGCAGCTGTTTGGGTGTCATAAGTCAGGTCTTCCCAAACCATGGGCATGCGATCATCCGGGTCATCCGCCCCCCACATGCCAGCCTCAGTGCCGTAGTAAATCATCGGCGCACCTACCGTTGTCATTTGCATGAGCGCGACAAGTTTCTGAATGTCGCGCTCGCGGGTATTTGGTTTTCTTACGTCGTAGGGTTCATACCACCGAGGCGACACATCGTGGTCATAGTCGTACCGCTCCGGAATGGCATACTGCGGTTTCGCATTGACAATCATGGATGCCAGGCGGTCCG
This window harbors:
- a CDS encoding NAD(P)-dependent oxidoreductase gives rise to the protein MANTNTSNVLLLETVATAADALLRSQSNVIFAAAPDAGEAHIEGRPIHAIVTRGKGKVNAALIDACKGLQLIARCGVGLDNIDVAYASSKGIKVVNAPGSNSATVAEHALSLMLMLQRHMTKATAAVKAGNWQYRTVYAGDDLRGKKLGIAGFGNIGQRVARLADAFGMDIQFWDVAEIDTPYTQVPFDTLIATSQVITIHLPLLDSTRDLFSRDVLRRAKQQPVLINTARGGLVKDADLLLALEEGWISGFGGDVLEIGTPPPEYPLLKLDNVLVTPHSASLTKTTYAEMCMITVQNALRLLAGEAIEERYLFNRNSL